One window from the genome of Castellaniella sp. MT123 encodes:
- the fliG gene encoding flagellar motor switch protein FliG, producing the protein MPNPETDLTRCAILMMSLGEDSAAEVFKYLSSREVQLIGTAMANLKQVTRAEVDAVLEDFRREADQFMAVTLGSDDYIRSVLTKALGTDRAAGLIEDILEGGEGTGSGIDALNWLEPANVAELIADEHPQIIATILVHLERDRASTVLALLNERLRNDVMMRIATFGGVQPSALHELTDVLNEVLSGQGAKRSKMGGVRTAAEILNFMNTTEEEAVVSSLREIDADLAQRIVDEMFVFDNLADVEDAAIQLIMKEVDTASLTIALKGASEELRAKFFKNMSNRAAEILRDDLEAQGPVRMSRVETEQKAILLVARKLADAGQINLSMGNDQYV; encoded by the coding sequence ATGCCAAACCCTGAAACCGATCTGACCCGCTGCGCCATCCTCATGATGTCACTGGGTGAAGACTCGGCCGCCGAAGTCTTCAAATACCTGTCATCGCGCGAGGTCCAGCTGATCGGCACGGCCATGGCCAACCTCAAGCAGGTGACCCGCGCCGAGGTCGATGCCGTGCTGGAAGACTTCCGCCGCGAAGCCGACCAGTTCATGGCGGTCACCCTCGGCTCGGACGACTATATCCGTTCCGTCCTGACCAAGGCGCTGGGCACCGACCGCGCCGCCGGACTGATCGAGGACATCCTCGAAGGCGGTGAAGGCACCGGCTCGGGCATCGACGCCCTGAACTGGCTGGAACCGGCCAATGTCGCCGAACTGATCGCCGACGAGCACCCACAGATCATCGCCACGATCCTGGTTCACCTGGAACGCGACCGCGCCTCGACGGTCCTCGCCCTGCTCAACGAACGCCTGCGCAACGACGTGATGATGCGCATCGCCACCTTCGGTGGCGTGCAACCGTCGGCGCTGCACGAACTGACCGACGTGCTCAATGAGGTCCTGTCCGGCCAGGGCGCGAAGCGCTCGAAGATGGGTGGCGTACGCACCGCGGCCGAGATCCTGAACTTCATGAACACCACGGAGGAAGAAGCGGTGGTCAGCAGCCTGCGCGAGATCGACGCCGATCTGGCGCAGCGCATCGTCGACGAAATGTTCGTCTTCGACAACCTGGCCGACGTCGAAGACGCGGCCATCCAGCTGATCATGAAGGAAGTCGATACCGCCTCGCTGACCATCGCGTTGAAGGGCGCCAGCGAAGAGCTCCGCGCGAAGTTCTTCAAGAACATGTCCAACCGCGCCGCCGAAATCCTGCGAGACGATCTGGAAGCCCAGGGCCCGGTGCGCATGTCGCGCGTCGAGACCGAACAGAAGGCCATCCTCCTGGTGGCCCGCAAACTCGCGGATGCCGGGCAGATCAACCTGAGCATGGGCAACGATCAGTATGTCTGA